The following proteins are co-located in the Paenibacillus sp. JNUCC32 genome:
- a CDS encoding DNA topoisomerase III, whose product MKVLVLAEKPSVAKEIARVMGSREKQKNYFEGPKYIVTWALGHLVGLAEPEDYDKKYQTWALEDLPILPDNTRLKVLKETSHQFKTVQHLMKRSDVGEMIIATDAAREGELLARWILKMAKWNKPFKRLWISSQTDKAIKEGFASLKPGQQFDRLYESARCRAEADWMVGLNVTRALTTKFNAQLSAGRVQTPTLGMIMDREKEIVNFRSQEYETLQADLGSFEVSWRPAGGDGRLFEKDKAAKLKQKLEGSTGKIVSVKKSEKTEPHPLAYDLTELQRDANRRFGFSAKQTSNVLQRLYEQHKLVTYPRTDSRYLTSDMVGTLKERLSSIAIGPYASIARPLLRKNLSPGKRVVDDSKVTDHHAIIPTEQTVLLNQLSVDERKLYDLIVRRFISLFYPPARYDNVSVTVQIEGEQLYAKGTTIKDSGWREVYGGDYEDDTDDESDDGQGPSSSGKLLPELKEGESVKVVRCVLKPGRTQPPKRYNEAALLSQMEKHGLGTPATRADIIEKLVSSDTIERQGQTLHPTGKGKQLIELVAPELRTPELTARWEAELERIAKGQGKPEPFLRGIRDMTKKLVTDVKGSEAEYKPHNVSNSHCPDCGTRLLEKKTKRGKLLVCPSDDCGYKRSGEKRLSNRRCPQCHKKMEMKEGKAGLFVQCLGCGITETLKKDAKHVNKREERKLVQQYSKQESIGSNLGDLLKAALEQKGKE is encoded by the coding sequence ATGAAAGTATTAGTATTGGCTGAGAAGCCGTCCGTTGCGAAGGAAATTGCGAGAGTGATGGGCAGCCGCGAGAAGCAGAAGAATTATTTTGAAGGACCGAAATATATTGTGACCTGGGCGCTTGGACATTTGGTGGGGCTTGCCGAACCCGAGGACTATGATAAGAAGTACCAGACCTGGGCGCTGGAGGATCTGCCGATCCTGCCGGACAACACGAGGCTTAAGGTGTTGAAGGAAACAAGCCACCAGTTCAAGACGGTGCAGCATCTGATGAAGCGTTCGGACGTCGGGGAGATGATTATTGCCACCGATGCCGCCCGCGAAGGGGAACTCCTTGCACGCTGGATCCTGAAAATGGCGAAGTGGAACAAGCCGTTCAAACGGTTATGGATTTCTTCCCAGACGGATAAGGCAATCAAGGAAGGTTTCGCATCCCTCAAGCCGGGGCAGCAGTTCGACCGGTTGTACGAGTCCGCACGCTGCAGGGCTGAAGCGGATTGGATGGTTGGACTGAACGTGACGCGCGCGCTGACGACCAAATTCAATGCGCAGCTGTCCGCAGGCCGGGTTCAGACGCCGACGCTCGGAATGATCATGGACCGCGAGAAGGAGATCGTGAATTTCCGCTCCCAGGAATACGAGACGCTGCAGGCGGATCTCGGAAGCTTTGAGGTTTCGTGGCGTCCGGCCGGCGGAGACGGCCGTTTATTCGAGAAGGACAAGGCCGCCAAGCTGAAGCAGAAGCTGGAAGGCAGCACGGGAAAAATCGTGAGCGTGAAAAAGAGCGAGAAAACCGAACCGCATCCGCTGGCATACGATTTGACCGAGCTGCAGCGGGATGCCAACCGCCGATTCGGGTTCTCGGCCAAGCAGACCTCGAATGTGCTGCAGCGACTGTACGAGCAGCATAAGCTGGTCACCTATCCGCGCACGGACAGCCGTTACCTGACATCCGATATGGTCGGGACGTTGAAGGAAAGGCTGTCGAGCATTGCGATCGGACCGTATGCGTCCATTGCGCGCCCGCTGCTTCGCAAGAATTTGTCGCCAGGCAAACGGGTCGTGGACGACAGCAAGGTTACGGATCACCATGCCATCATTCCTACCGAACAGACCGTGCTGCTGAATCAGCTGTCGGTCGATGAACGCAAGCTGTACGATCTCATCGTGCGCCGGTTCATCAGCTTGTTCTATCCTCCTGCCCGTTACGATAACGTATCGGTGACCGTGCAGATTGAAGGCGAACAGCTCTATGCGAAAGGGACAACGATCAAGGACAGCGGATGGCGCGAGGTGTATGGTGGCGACTATGAGGATGACACGGACGACGAGAGTGACGATGGTCAAGGCCCATCTTCTTCGGGCAAGCTCCTGCCGGAGCTGAAAGAAGGAGAATCGGTGAAGGTGGTCCGCTGCGTGCTGAAGCCGGGACGGACCCAGCCGCCGAAGCGGTATAACGAGGCGGCGCTGCTCTCCCAGATGGAGAAGCACGGCCTTGGAACCCCGGCAACCCGGGCCGACATCATCGAGAAGCTGGTCAGCTCCGACACGATCGAACGGCAGGGGCAAACCCTCCATCCGACAGGCAAAGGCAAGCAGCTGATCGAGCTGGTTGCTCCGGAGCTCCGGACGCCGGAGCTTACGGCGCGGTGGGAAGCCGAGCTCGAGCGGATCGCGAAGGGGCAGGGCAAGCCGGAACCGTTCCTGCGCGGCATACGGGATATGACCAAGAAGCTGGTCACGGACGTGAAGGGAAGCGAAGCGGAATACAAGCCGCATAATGTTTCGAACAGCCACTGTCCGGATTGCGGCACACGGCTGCTCGAGAAGAAGACCAAGCGCGGCAAGCTGCTTGTCTGCCCGAGTGACGATTGCGGGTACAAGCGCTCAGGCGAGAAACGCCTGTCCAACCGCCGTTGTCCGCAGTGCCATAAGAAGATGGAGATGAAGGAAGGCAAGGCGGGGCTGTTCGTGCAGTGCCTTGGCTGCGGCATTACGGAAACGCTGAAGAAGGACGCCAAGCACGTGAACAAACGCGAGGAGCGGAAGCTCGTGCAGCAGTACAGCAAGCAGGAGTCGATCGGTTCCAACCTGGGCGATCTGTTGAAGGCAGCGCTTGAGCAGAAAGGGAAGGAATAG
- a CDS encoding bis-aminopropyl spermidine synthase family protein, which yields MIHYIEEVKKKVSLQEGTQVIEQLLTASYMRPGISTKELARHTCLPLPVAAAIKKEFIKAGALVQERGVRCTSAGKLYVEQQLGYGGIDIDLYHTLLAGEADWRTELSDVLARLTEILDQRPQVDVQIDQSQCTVETSLRRAILCLREHSLIGKNILCVGDDDLVSISLGLLLKRLFPNAKGQRAGLTVMDIDERFLRFIGDVAAREDVSVTCRHADLRRPLPQEWKGQYDCFFTDPPYTLQGLTLFLSRGLSALKPVKGCPIFLSFAHKSPDFTWSMQREFVRMGLSVRQVQLHFNQYIGAQMIGNSGQMIVLTTTEYTDPPIKGSFEDELYTGEVRRTVRTYRCTQCQSELQVGVQGDFTTIEDLKKQGCPACAHHAFTRLAKKMI from the coding sequence ATGATCCATTATATAGAAGAGGTAAAAAAGAAGGTTTCCCTGCAGGAAGGTACCCAGGTGATCGAACAGCTGCTGACAGCAAGTTATATGCGCCCGGGCATATCCACCAAGGAGCTGGCACGCCATACCTGTCTGCCGCTTCCGGTCGCTGCCGCGATCAAGAAGGAGTTCATCAAAGCCGGAGCACTCGTTCAAGAGCGGGGAGTGCGCTGCACCTCTGCCGGAAAGCTCTATGTCGAACAACAGCTGGGATACGGCGGCATCGATATCGATCTGTATCATACGCTGCTGGCCGGCGAAGCGGATTGGCGGACGGAGCTTTCCGATGTGCTGGCGAGACTCACGGAGATTCTGGACCAGCGCCCGCAGGTCGATGTTCAAATCGACCAATCCCAATGCACAGTCGAGACGAGTCTCAGGAGGGCGATTCTGTGCCTGAGGGAGCACAGCCTGATCGGGAAAAACATCCTGTGCGTGGGCGACGACGATCTCGTGAGCATTTCGCTTGGCCTGCTGCTGAAACGGCTCTTCCCGAACGCCAAGGGGCAGAGAGCGGGCCTCACCGTGATGGATATCGATGAACGCTTCCTGCGGTTTATCGGTGACGTGGCTGCAAGGGAAGATGTATCGGTTACATGCAGGCATGCCGATCTCAGACGGCCTCTGCCCCAGGAATGGAAAGGGCAATACGATTGCTTTTTCACGGATCCGCCGTATACGCTCCAAGGCTTGACCTTGTTCTTGTCCCGTGGCCTCAGCGCGTTGAAGCCTGTGAAGGGCTGCCCCATCTTTCTCTCGTTTGCGCATAAATCACCCGACTTCACATGGTCCATGCAGCGCGAATTCGTCCGCATGGGGTTGTCGGTCAGACAGGTTCAGCTTCATTTCAATCAATATATCGGAGCGCAGATGATCGGCAATAGCGGCCAAATGATCGTGCTGACAACGACGGAATATACGGATCCGCCGATTAAGGGTTCTTTTGAGGATGAGCTTTATACAGGCGAGGTTCGGCGGACGGTCCGAACCTACCGATGCACCCAATGCCAGAGCGAGCTGCAGGTGGGCGTGCAGGGCGATTTTACCACGATCGAGGATTTGAAGAAGCAGGGCTGTCCGGCATGTGCCCATCATGCGTTCACCCGGCTGGCGAAGAAAATGATCTGA
- a CDS encoding GNAT family N-acetyltransferase encodes MGKNPNVRWMDESDLEPCSELMLKVFNGEPWFDQWDSVLHVQQYLKEFMDNPVFLGFVIEQEGSILGASFGHTKSWYSGKEYHIQEYFIDTGLQRSGLGSALMNGMKAYLHSMNIRCMVLLTGKGLPAEDFYRKHGFEVKQDIIFMSNKF; translated from the coding sequence ATGGGAAAGAATCCGAATGTCAGATGGATGGACGAATCCGATCTTGAGCCATGCTCCGAGCTGATGCTCAAGGTCTTTAACGGCGAACCCTGGTTCGACCAGTGGGACTCTGTGCTGCATGTACAGCAATACCTTAAGGAATTTATGGACAATCCGGTGTTCCTGGGATTCGTTATCGAACAGGAGGGCAGCATCCTGGGAGCCTCCTTTGGCCATACAAAGAGCTGGTACAGCGGCAAGGAGTACCATATCCAGGAATATTTCATCGATACCGGTTTGCAGCGCAGCGGTCTAGGCTCGGCGCTCATGAATGGAATGAAGGCCTACTTACATTCGATGAACATTCGTTGCATGGTACTGCTAACGGGAAAGGGGCTTCCGGCCGAAGATTTTTATCGGAAGCATGGTTTTGAAGTGAAGCAGGACATTATTTTTATGTCCAACAAGTTTTAA
- a CDS encoding sigma-70 family RNA polymerase sigma factor translates to MNKNKKSDIERDVRLAQQGDPEAFSRLILANERNLYGLARLYLKREEDCADAVQETIVKSFAAMPSLKEPAFFKTWLSRILIHECLQLLRSQQRQRTVAPVDEVADAMPYEAIELKEAVAHLEDDLRRVIQLHYYRDMPIRAIAEIAGIPEGTVKSRLHRARAILAERLESSTERNVSHHPIVCKESSLNDFAPIYNAIPAGRLADFNKMQGSWGAAA, encoded by the coding sequence GTGAACAAAAACAAGAAATCCGATATAGAGCGCGATGTTCGGCTTGCCCAGCAGGGGGACCCGGAAGCTTTCAGCAGGCTGATCCTTGCTAACGAGCGTAATTTGTACGGTTTGGCCCGTCTGTATCTGAAGCGGGAAGAGGACTGCGCGGATGCCGTACAGGAAACGATCGTAAAATCCTTCGCAGCTATGCCTTCCTTGAAAGAGCCTGCTTTTTTCAAAACATGGCTGAGCCGCATTCTCATTCATGAATGCCTGCAATTGCTGCGCTCCCAGCAGCGGCAGCGTACCGTTGCGCCTGTCGATGAGGTTGCCGATGCAATGCCGTATGAAGCGATCGAGCTTAAGGAGGCCGTAGCACATCTGGAAGACGATTTACGCAGGGTCATTCAGCTTCACTATTACAGGGATATGCCGATCAGAGCTATCGCCGAAATCGCAGGAATACCGGAAGGAACGGTGAAATCCCGTCTGCACCGGGCGCGCGCCATATTGGCGGAAAGACTGGAATCCTCCACGGAAAGGAACGTGAGCCATCACCCGATAGTTTGTAAGGAGTCGAGTCTGAATGACTTTGCTCCTATATATAATGCGATTCCGGCGGGAAGGCTTGCCGACTTCAACAAGATGCAAGGATCATGGGGGGCAGCCGCTTAA
- a CDS encoding MBL fold metallo-hydrolase: MNDHSMLKTGAVETEEVTTDILSLRTVMVNVQMIGTPGTGDWVLIDTGLGNFEGSIAEEAENRFGKPPVAIVLTHGHFDHVGNVKELADRWNVPVYAHPSELPFLTGQEDYPPGDPSVGGGLMARVAPMYPNKAIDLGSRIRPLPEDGSVPGLPEFKWLPTPGHSPGHVSLFRERDRVLVAGDAVITVKQESALAVIGQEKELHGPPMYFTPDWDLARESVRRLASLNPEILVTGHGVSMRGEELTTSLARLARDFDRLAVPEQGRYVDKDADGK; the protein is encoded by the coding sequence ATGAATGATCACAGCATGTTAAAGACGGGTGCCGTAGAGACCGAAGAGGTTACGACCGATATTCTTTCCTTGCGTACCGTCATGGTGAACGTCCAAATGATCGGTACGCCGGGAACCGGTGACTGGGTGCTGATTGATACGGGACTCGGAAATTTCGAAGGCTCCATTGCGGAAGAAGCGGAGAACCGATTCGGCAAGCCGCCAGTGGCCATCGTGCTGACGCATGGCCATTTCGACCATGTGGGCAATGTGAAGGAATTGGCCGATCGCTGGAACGTTCCCGTCTACGCACACCCGAGCGAACTGCCGTTTCTTACGGGACAAGAAGACTATCCTCCGGGGGATCCGAGCGTAGGCGGGGGATTGATGGCCCGCGTTGCTCCCATGTATCCGAACAAAGCCATCGATCTGGGATCGAGGATACGACCGCTGCCGGAGGACGGAAGCGTACCCGGTCTTCCCGAATTCAAATGGCTGCCGACGCCGGGGCATAGCCCCGGACATGTTTCCCTGTTCCGCGAACGGGATCGGGTCCTCGTAGCGGGAGACGCGGTCATTACGGTGAAGCAGGAGTCGGCGCTTGCCGTCATCGGGCAGGAGAAGGAGCTTCACGGTCCGCCGATGTATTTTACTCCGGATTGGGATCTGGCGCGTGAATCGGTTCGCCGCCTGGCAAGCCTGAATCCCGAAATTCTGGTCACGGGGCACGGCGTCTCCATGCGCGGTGAAGAACTAACGACTTCGCTTGCGCGGTTGGCCCGGGACTTTGACCGTTTGGCCGTTCCCGAGCAAGGTCGGTATGTGGATAAGGATGCGGATGGAAAGTGA
- a CDS encoding FtsX-like permease family protein translates to MNFRQFAVNNVLRSKRTYIAHFLSSAFSVMIFFTYGLLSFHPQLKDGLVSSSGTMSMLGTMGMTVSQYIVFVFSFFFLLYSVGAFIKVRKKEFGILLILGMSRKQLNRMLFIENILIGAAAIVVGIGTGLLFSKLILLISAKLLAVDKGLPFYFPLESLIVTAAAYAVLFLLIALFSSFMLRKGTLLALVKAEESPKPQPKASPWLAVLAVLLIGTGYGMVMVFAILQIFNLFLLLGGVIFVIIGTYFLFTQFSVFFMRYLQKKERFFFRRTNLLTISELLYRIKDNAVMFFLVSVISASAFTGIGTTLAIGDPGLSAMENPYAYTYTMNDENADKGNRHLDMIREELKKGGFQYKEAEVTPIFSDNGINLIKLSEYNSLIQSMGYPSETLGDLEGILTPGTVTEKNSYRIDGPGNDQFDVINGKTSEIVKVLKAETFIAVPATYGDTLVVSDRLYKDVLQAQEDQEFGYAAFHTFYVQDWKNTGDVSRSIQERLKEPEDYSYYLKSLYLDWKSAQQQNGILLMVSGLVGIVFFTFAASFVYFRLYADLARDEQQYRMIAKVGLSKKELGTIITKQLVIMFFLPMLIALIHSGVAFVALQQLVDFSIVGHSLKIFIFFLSIQIMYFFITRWRYLERLNKIIQ, encoded by the coding sequence ATGAATTTTCGCCAGTTCGCCGTTAACAATGTCCTGCGCAGCAAGCGCACGTATATTGCCCATTTCCTGAGCAGTGCCTTCTCCGTCATGATTTTCTTTACCTACGGGCTGCTGTCGTTTCACCCACAGCTGAAGGACGGCCTGGTCTCCTCCAGCGGTACCATGTCCATGCTGGGTACGATGGGCATGACGGTATCCCAGTACATCGTGTTCGTTTTTTCATTTTTCTTTCTGCTGTATTCGGTGGGGGCTTTCATCAAGGTTCGGAAAAAGGAGTTCGGCATTCTGCTGATCCTCGGCATGTCCCGCAAGCAATTGAACCGGATGTTGTTCATCGAGAATATCCTGATTGGCGCTGCAGCGATCGTAGTCGGCATCGGAACGGGATTGCTGTTCTCCAAGCTGATCCTGCTAATCAGCGCCAAGCTGCTGGCCGTGGATAAGGGACTTCCGTTTTATTTTCCGCTCGAATCGCTGATCGTTACGGCTGCGGCTTATGCCGTATTGTTCCTGCTGATTGCGTTGTTCTCCTCGTTCATGCTGCGGAAGGGCACGCTGCTCGCCCTGGTGAAAGCAGAGGAAAGCCCGAAGCCGCAGCCGAAAGCATCGCCTTGGCTGGCCGTGCTGGCTGTCCTGCTGATCGGAACCGGTTACGGCATGGTCATGGTTTTTGCCATTCTCCAAATCTTCAATCTGTTCCTGCTGCTTGGCGGCGTTATATTCGTCATTATCGGCACGTATTTTCTCTTCACTCAGTTCAGCGTGTTTTTTATGCGGTATCTGCAGAAGAAAGAGCGGTTCTTCTTTCGCCGAACCAACCTGCTGACGATCTCGGAGCTGCTGTACAGAATCAAAGACAATGCGGTGATGTTCTTCCTCGTATCGGTCATCTCGGCATCCGCCTTTACCGGGATCGGCACCACGCTTGCAATCGGGGATCCCGGCCTGTCGGCCATGGAGAATCCTTATGCCTATACGTACACTATGAATGATGAGAACGCTGATAAAGGGAATCGTCATCTTGATATGATCAGGGAGGAGCTCAAGAAGGGCGGATTTCAGTACAAGGAGGCGGAGGTTACTCCGATATTTTCGGATAACGGGATCAATCTGATTAAGCTCAGCGAATATAACAGTCTTATTCAGTCGATGGGTTACCCGTCAGAAACATTGGGCGACCTGGAAGGCATCCTGACCCCTGGGACCGTCACGGAGAAGAACAGCTACCGAATCGATGGTCCTGGTAATGATCAATTCGACGTGATAAACGGGAAAACATCGGAAATCGTCAAGGTGCTCAAAGCCGAAACGTTCATTGCGGTGCCCGCGACCTACGGCGATACGCTGGTCGTATCCGACCGCCTGTACAAGGATGTGCTCCAGGCACAAGAGGATCAGGAATTCGGTTATGCGGCATTCCATACGTTTTACGTGCAGGATTGGAAGAATACGGGGGATGTGTCCAGATCGATTCAGGAACGTCTTAAAGAGCCGGAAGACTACAGCTATTATCTCAAGTCATTGTACTTGGATTGGAAAAGCGCCCAGCAGCAGAACGGCATTCTGCTTATGGTTAGCGGCCTGGTCGGCATCGTGTTCTTTACCTTCGCGGCAAGCTTTGTATATTTCCGGCTGTACGCGGATCTTGCCCGGGACGAACAGCAGTATCGCATGATTGCCAAGGTGGGACTCAGCAAAAAAGAGCTTGGCACCATCATTACCAAGCAGCTTGTCATTATGTTCTTTTTGCCGATGTTAATCGCACTCATCCATAGCGGCGTTGCCTTTGTTGCGCTTCAGCAGCTGGTAGACTTCTCGATCGTAGGGCATAGTTTGAAGATCTTCATCTTCTTCCTGAGCATCCAGATCATGTATTTCTTTATTACTCGCTGGCGTTATCTGGAGCGTCTCAACAAAATCATTCAGTAA
- a CDS encoding ABC transporter ATP-binding protein translates to MEILNVRNLGKVYKAAVSHEALSNINLSINQGEFVGIMGPSGSGKTTLLNMISTIDRPTSGEITIGGEDPFRLSQDKLAMFRRRELGFVFQSFNLLNTLTVKENILLPLALDGVDLDEMNRRVGILADKLGITSILDKRTYEISGGQAQRTAIARAMIHVPKLVLADEPTGNLDSKSARDVMEMMDRRNKEDQVTMLLVTHDPVAASYCNRVVFIKDGQLYNEITYGDSQSAFYQKIINVLSLLGGSGHEFSPVRR, encoded by the coding sequence ATGGAAATACTTAACGTGCGCAATCTGGGCAAAGTTTATAAGGCCGCGGTGTCCCACGAGGCGCTTTCCAATATCAATCTGAGCATCAACCAAGGGGAATTCGTCGGCATCATGGGCCCCTCCGGCAGCGGAAAAACGACGCTGCTCAACATGATCTCCACCATCGACCGACCTACGTCCGGGGAGATCACCATCGGCGGGGAGGATCCGTTCCGATTATCCCAGGATAAACTCGCCATGTTCCGCCGGCGTGAGCTGGGGTTTGTCTTTCAGTCCTTCAACCTGCTGAATACGCTGACGGTGAAGGAGAATATCCTGCTCCCCCTGGCGCTGGACGGCGTGGATCTGGATGAGATGAACCGCCGGGTCGGCATTTTGGCCGATAAACTGGGCATCACATCGATTCTGGACAAGCGGACTTATGAAATATCGGGGGGACAGGCGCAGCGGACGGCGATAGCGCGGGCCATGATCCACGTACCGAAGCTGGTTCTGGCCGATGAGCCGACAGGCAACCTGGACTCCAAGTCGGCCCGCGACGTCATGGAAATGATGGACCGGAGAAACAAGGAAGACCAAGTGACCATGCTGCTGGTCACCCATGACCCGGTGGCAGCAAGCTACTGCAATCGGGTGGTGTTTATCAAGGACGGGCAGTTGTACAACGAAATCACGTACGGCGACAGCCAATCGGCCTTTTATCAAAAAATCATCAACGTGTTATCGCTGCTGGGAGGTTCGGGACATGAATTTTCGCCAGTTCGCCGTTAA
- a CDS encoding sensor histidine kinase — MKKLFWREHLPLILFVTAALFVVLLVFWYDGYDHPVTAAYAVFLGLTILGGYLAFRYFTHRDFYERLSQPIRSLEESIKHNESAPLPTALSELMEEQYRQYRTVMEEWERRRKEHMIFMNQWVHQMKTPLSVIEMITQEDDNDAFKSLSEESDRIRRGLEMVLYMSRLETFEQDFSVEPVKLHQAAVEAVHENKRYFIHSHVYPEVRIDSDLTVQTDAKWLRFIMLQLLSNAIKYSAGTGLKVTIQARRTEDHRHVVLEITDRGMGIPPSDLKRVFDPFYTGENGRKLKESTGMGLYLVKEVVHKMNHQIELESEPGRGTTVRLIF, encoded by the coding sequence ATGAAGAAGCTGTTTTGGCGTGAGCATTTGCCCCTCATTCTGTTTGTAACCGCGGCCTTGTTCGTGGTGCTGCTCGTATTCTGGTATGACGGCTATGATCATCCGGTGACAGCGGCTTATGCCGTTTTCCTCGGTCTGACCATTCTTGGCGGGTACTTGGCATTCCGGTATTTCACGCACCGGGATTTCTATGAGCGGCTGTCGCAGCCCATCAGGTCGTTGGAGGAATCGATCAAGCATAACGAGTCGGCCCCGCTGCCTACGGCCCTTAGCGAGCTTATGGAAGAGCAGTACCGTCAATACCGCACGGTCATGGAAGAGTGGGAGCGCCGGCGGAAAGAGCATATGATCTTCATGAATCAGTGGGTGCATCAGATGAAAACGCCGCTGTCCGTCATTGAGATGATCACGCAGGAGGATGATAACGACGCCTTCAAGAGTTTATCCGAGGAATCCGACCGGATTCGGCGCGGGCTGGAGATGGTGCTCTACATGTCCAGGCTCGAAACCTTCGAGCAGGATTTCAGCGTGGAGCCCGTGAAGCTTCATCAGGCGGCAGTCGAGGCGGTGCACGAGAACAAGCGTTATTTTATTCACAGTCATGTGTATCCGGAGGTCCGGATCGATTCGGATCTCACCGTTCAGACGGATGCCAAATGGCTTCGGTTCATCATGCTGCAGCTGCTGTCCAACGCCATTAAATATTCTGCCGGAACCGGGCTTAAGGTGACGATCCAGGCCCGCCGGACGGAGGACCACCGCCATGTGGTGCTGGAGATCACGGACCGGGGAATGGGCATACCGCCATCCGACTTGAAGCGGGTGTTCGACCCGTTCTATACCGGGGAAAACGGCCGCAAGCTGAAGGAATCCACCGGCATGGGCTTGTATCTCGTCAAAGAAGTGGTCCATAAAATGAACCACCAAATCGAGCTGGAATCCGAGCCGGGAAGAGGAACGACCGTGAGGCTGATTTTCTGA
- a CDS encoding response regulator transcription factor, translating into MYKIMIVEDDPKLAGLLQSHIERYGNEGNIIEDFDHVLEQFHEMKPHLVLLDVNLPSFDGYYWCRQIRSVSTCPIIFISARNGTPDQLRALENGADDYITKPFAYDIVIAKIHSQLRRVYGDYAAASAERTVEKDGLVLYPERMELTLHDQTSVLTKKETVLLETLLSRSPRLVTRETILEKLWDDTFVDDNTLSVNINRVRKRLGELGIENALETIRGSGYRLHTVWKR; encoded by the coding sequence ATGTACAAAATCATGATCGTTGAGGATGACCCCAAGCTGGCGGGGCTGCTGCAATCGCATATCGAACGGTACGGAAATGAAGGAAACATCATCGAGGATTTCGATCATGTGCTGGAGCAGTTCCATGAGATGAAGCCGCATCTCGTTCTTCTCGACGTGAACCTGCCAAGCTTTGACGGATATTATTGGTGCCGCCAGATCCGGTCGGTATCGACCTGCCCGATTATTTTCATCTCGGCTCGTAACGGGACGCCGGATCAGCTCCGGGCCTTGGAGAACGGCGCGGATGATTATATCACCAAGCCGTTTGCTTACGATATCGTCATCGCCAAAATCCACAGCCAGCTGCGCCGCGTATACGGCGACTATGCGGCAGCATCCGCCGAGCGTACGGTGGAGAAGGACGGGCTTGTCCTCTATCCCGAACGGATGGAGCTGACTCTTCACGATCAGACATCCGTGCTCACGAAAAAAGAAACGGTCCTTCTGGAAACGCTGCTGAGCCGGAGCCCCCGGCTTGTGACGCGCGAGACGATTCTGGAGAAGCTGTGGGATGATACGTTCGTGGACGATAATACGCTCAGCGTGAATATTAACCGGGTGAGGAAACGGCTAGGGGAGTTAGGGATTGAGAATGCGCTGGAAACGATTCGCGGTTCGGGGTACAGGCTGCATACCGTATGGAAGAGGTAG
- a CDS encoding acyl-[acyl-carrier-protein] thioesterase: MIEKWTEEYTIQSVDADFKGDCRWSSLLSILQRAADRHIEALGISREEMIERGMGWMLITLELEMRRMPRDMETVYVDTWSRGSKGALWHRDYRIKNGDGELLGEGRSVWALVDIHKRKILRPSMFPYEVPIGQETVGELPSKAVLPEGVQLDDAYTYTVRYSGIDTNGHLNNARYADLCFDVLDEQELREGRVTGFKITYHNEARLKDTMVIKRSAEENNRVYVQGTSPDGTNFFEAAIVRES, translated from the coding sequence ATGATAGAAAAATGGACAGAAGAATATACCATTCAATCCGTTGACGCAGACTTTAAGGGAGACTGCCGATGGTCTTCGCTGCTCAGTATTTTGCAGAGAGCGGCTGACCGGCATATTGAGGCGCTGGGAATCAGCCGCGAGGAAATGATCGAGCGGGGCATGGGCTGGATGCTGATTACGCTGGAGCTTGAGATGCGGCGGATGCCAAGGGATATGGAAACCGTATATGTGGACACCTGGAGCCGCGGGTCCAAAGGGGCGCTGTGGCATCGGGATTATCGGATCAAGAACGGCGATGGGGAATTGCTGGGCGAGGGCCGCTCGGTATGGGCGCTGGTGGACATTCATAAACGGAAAATTCTGCGTCCGTCCATGTTTCCGTACGAGGTGCCGATCGGTCAGGAAACGGTTGGAGAGCTGCCAAGCAAAGCCGTATTGCCTGAAGGGGTACAACTGGATGATGCGTATACGTATACGGTCCGGTATAGTGGAATCGATACGAACGGCCATTTGAATAACGCCCGGTATGCGGATTTGTGCTTTGACGTGCTGGATGAGCAGGAACTTCGGGAAGGGCGAGTGACCGGCTTCAAAATTACATACCATAACGAGGCCAGACTGAAGGATACGATGGTGATCAAGCGTTCGGCCGAGGAGAACAATCGGGTGTACGTGCAGGGCACATCGCCGGACGGAACCAACTTTTTTGAAGCGGCTATCGTTAGGGAATCATAA
- a CDS encoding GlsB/YeaQ/YmgE family stress response membrane protein — protein sequence MSFLWSLIVGGIIGWIAGLIMGRDIPGGIIGNIIAGFVGAWLGGLLLGSWGPEMGGFYILPALIGAVILVFIVSLIMGSMRRGRS from the coding sequence ATGAGTTTTCTTTGGTCATTAATCGTTGGCGGTATCATCGGATGGATTGCTGGTTTGATTATGGGCAGAGACATCCCCGGCGGTATCATCGGTAACATCATTGCTGGTTTCGTCGGTGCTTGGCTGGGCGGTCTTCTGCTCGGATCCTGGGGACCGGAAATGGGTGGATTCTACATCCTGCCGGCGTTGATCGGTGCCGTCATTCTGGTCTTTATCGTCAGCCTGATCATGGGTTCGATGAGACGCGGCCGCTCATAA